The sequence GAGGCGGTGGATCGCTCGCTGACAGCCGGGCTCACCAGAGACCACGAACCGGCGGCGGCGGCGACCAGGTGGGGCCGGGGTCCTGCCATACGGTGGGCAGGGCCTGCTCGGAGCCGAGGTGGCCGTTGAAGCCACTCGAGACATCCGCCGTACGCAGCGGCATGGGGTCGCTCTGACGCTCGTTCAGGGCCCGGAAGGTGTTTTCGATCGCCGTGCTGTCCCAGACGATCGCCTGGTCGGAAAAGCCCAGGCCCATCACCCGGGTGCCATCACCACCGCCCATGGCGATGCCGAACAGCTCGGTGATCTGATTGCCGAGGCTCACGGCCTGGGCGAAAGGGGCGGCGTAGCTGTAATAGCGCCGTTGCACCAGATCAGGCACCGTCTGCACGGCGCTGCAACGGGTGACTTCCACCGGAGCCGAGGGAAGGCCTGACCTGGAGGGCTGGTCGAGAGGAGCCTCCAGGGTGGTGGTGCAGATCATCGGGCCGGCCTGGGCCGGCTGGGCCCC is a genomic window of Cyanobium sp. NS01 containing:
- a CDS encoding Occludin/ELL family protein, with amino-acid sequence MAVSAGLAASLGLLAGALLGAQPAQAGPMICTTTLEAPLDQPSRSGLPSAPVEVTRCSAVQTVPDLVQRRYYSYAAPFAQAVSLGNQITELFGIAMGGGDGTRVMGLGFSDQAIVWDSTAIENTFRALNERQSDPMPLRTADVSSGFNGHLGSEQALPTVWQDPGPTWSPPPPVRGLW